Genomic window (Setaria italica strain Yugu1 unplaced genomic scaffold, Setaria_italica_v2.0 scaffold_11, whole genome shotgun sequence):
AGCTCAAGgcaaggaaaagaaagagaaaaatctAAAAGAAATAGTTTCTCAATCGCCAGAGAATAACTAATTAATTCGTCATCTTCAAAAATCACGCACATGTCCAGGTCTCTCAGATTACCAAGGCCAATGCCATCCCGACGGCGAGAGCCACGGAAGCCTTGGCTCCGAGCACGCCAATGGTGGCCGCGCCGGACGACTtcggggccggcgccgccgtgggcgTCGAGACGGTGGGCAGCCCGTCGGTGGACGGCACGGAAGAAGGCTCCGGCGCCATTGCAGGTGCCGGGGTCGGGGCGACGCTCCTCTGGTGCCGGGGCTTGCTcttggccggcgcgggcgcggtgaccgcggcggcggcgacggtgaccTCGATCTTCATGCCGGCGGCGCAGTGGCCGGGGACGCTGCAGATGAAGTAGCGCTTGCCCGGGGCGGCGAGCTTGAcggtggtggcgccgccggtgTATGACTTGACGGCGTTGGCGCCGGAGCAGGCGTCGTAGCCGGACTTGGTCACCTCCGTGACGTCGTGGGACGCCGCGTACTTGAACGCTATAGTGTCGCCCTGGACGAACTTCTGGTTGGCGGACCAGGCGTTGTAGCTGGTGCCGCTGGCGTCCCACGCGCCGTTGCCTCCCACCGGGtggtccgccgcggcggcgagctgcacCACCAgagcggcggccacggccacgacGGCGAGGATGGATTTGGCCATTGCCATGTGGATCGACCTCTGCAGGCTAGGGTGCA
Coding sequences:
- the LOC101754492 gene encoding mavicyanin; this translates as MAMAKSILAVVAVAAALVVQLAAAADHPVGGNGAWDASGTSYNAWSANQKFVQGDTIAFKYAASHDVTEVTKSGYDACSGANAVKSYTGGATTVKLAAPGKRYFICSVPGHCAAGMKIEVTVAAAAVTAPAPAKSKPRHQRSVAPTPAPAMAPEPSSVPSTDGLPTVSTPTAAPAPKSSGAATIGVLGAKASVALAVGMALALVI